One segment of Antennarius striatus isolate MH-2024 chromosome 5, ASM4005453v1, whole genome shotgun sequence DNA contains the following:
- the fam83d gene encoding protein FAM83D — protein sequence MALSQRLDDSPLKFGPKPTGGADDFYNERHRLALEELLSGGVDNFTEFLRKERIPNFLSDDEIQGIRSAAVAPPVIQGEDQEQTLGSSVDCSSVTYFPEVSDVEPPVLEMGWPAFTACSYRGVTRAEAHFQPSYGERIYSCKEAARRMIRSAKEVIAIVTDSLTDLDIFKDLQEASALRKVPVYILLDQSCSLAFLKMCRNAGVRLDDLQQIRVRVITGTTYYTRSGARVTGKVHERFMLIDGTRVATGSYRFNWTDGKLNTSNLIELSGQIAEKFDEEFRILYAQSVPLNTREPPAERNSNTSELLKGSVPSSPFSARARPVDLACLTSTPSLKPRTVAIHPTCETPTPDRCRTNPTLKEDLQEEILAGVVSCRSTQASGPVTDTQTDLQLTQSPRLTTPKHIGPNRITTPRIVSSRKIPPTLRGAEGNLKECFLKLTQERQQHYSTIRSKLEHMVTTLSHRRELVDVTNIIHGAGVHNR from the exons ATGGCTCTGTCGCAGCGCCTGGACGACTCACCGCTGAAGTTCGGCCCTAAACCCACCGGGGGGGCAGACGACTTCTACAACGAGAGACACCGGCTGgctctggaggagctgctgtcaGGGGGGGTCGATAACTTCACCGAGTTCCTCCGGAAGGAGAGGATTCCCAACTTTCTGTCAGATGATGAGATCCAGGGGATCCGGAGCGCCGCCGTGGCCCCCCCGGTCATCCAGGGGGAGGACCAGGAGCAGACCCTCGGGAGCTCCGTGGACTGTTCGTCCGTCACCTATTTCCCCGAGGTGTCGGACGTGGAGCCGCCCGTGCTGGAGATGGGCTGGCCGGCCTTCACCGCCTGCTCCTACCGGGGAGTCACCCGGGCCGAGGCGCACTTCCAGCCCAGTTACGGGGAGCGCATTTACAGCTGCAAGGAGGCGGCGAGGCGCATGATCCGAAGCGCGAAAGAG GTGATTGCCATAGTTACAGACTCCCTAACAGATCTAGATATCTTCAAGGATCTTCAGGAGGCATCCGCCCTCCGCAAAGTGCCTGTCTACATCCTGCTGGACCAATCTTGTTCCCTCGCTTTCCTGAAGATGTGCAGAAACGCTGGCGTTCGCCTGGATGACCTTCAG CAAATTAGAGTGCGAGTCATAACTGGAACGACTTATTACACCAGATCAGGGGCGAGGGTGACCGGGAAGGTTCATGAAAGGTTCATGCTGATCGATGGGACCCGTGTGGCGACGGGTTCTTACAG GTTCAACTGGACTGATGGCAAACTGAACACCAGCAACCTCATCGAGCTCTCTGGTCAGATAGCAGAGAAGTTTGACGAGGAGTTCCGCATCCTCTACGCCCAGTCTGTACCTCTAAACACCCGAGAACCTCCGGCTGAACGAAACAGCAACACCTCAGAACTCCTCAAAGGTTCTGTCCCCTCCTCGCCGTTCTCAGCCAGAGCCAGGCCTGTAGATCTAGCGTGTCTGACCAGCACCCCCTCGCTGAAGCCCAGAACTGTCGCCATCCACCCCACGTGTGAGACCCCGACTCCTGATCGCTGCAGAACCAACCCGACCCTCAAGGAGGACTTGCAGGAGGAGATCCTGGCTGGCGTCGTCTCCTGCCGCTCCACTCAGGCCAGCGGTCCGGTGACGGACACCCAGACCGACCTCCAGCTCACGCAAAGCCCTCGTCTCACGACGCCAAAACACATCGGGCCGAACCGGATCACCACCCCCCGCATCGTCTCTTCAAGGAAGATCCCGCCCACCCTGAGGGGCGCCGAAGGCAACTTGAAAGAATGTTTCCTCAAGCTGACCCAGGAGCGCCAGCAGCACTACTCCACCATCCGCTCCAAACTGGAGCACATGGTCACCACCCTGTCCCACAGACGGGAGCTGGTGGACGTCACCAACATCATCCACGGAGCAGGCGTCCACAATAGGTAG